In one Primulina eburnea isolate SZY01 unplaced genomic scaffold, ASM2296580v1 ctg128_ERROPOS2300000, whole genome shotgun sequence genomic region, the following are encoded:
- the LOC140820613 gene encoding uncharacterized protein has protein sequence MPPRRGFPLKLYVSAAQDPIGCLLAQNNQENHEQAIYYLSRSLTEVEIDLVKYMLHRHVLMGRIGKWLLELAEFTLIYCPQKSMKGQAVVDFLADHPMVDVAGSAPVDIPVFYVNQSWTLKFDGSSTERESGVGVVITSPIGVKTALSFNLDFSCTNNQAEYEALVIGLEILRDLGAKDVLIIGDSQLHVPRQDSWEADKLAQIASGLRISPELTHKLLLVQKRNHPSIYQRGIQGVTFDIDFELAEDWRAEIKDALKNPEQKLHYGLKMRILYYVLMKDELYKKGDDGLLLRCLGFPGGHESNAASM, from the exons ATGCCCCCAAGGCGTGGTTTTCCCCTCAAACTGTATGTATCTGCTGCTCAAGATCCTATTGGGTGTCTGTTGGCACAAAACAACCAAGAGAATCATGAACAAGCCATCTATTATTTGAGTCGATCACTTACAGAGGTGGAG ATAGATCTTGTCAAATACATGCTTCACAGGCATGTCTTGATGGGGAGGATTGGCAAATGGTTGCTGGAATTGGCCGAGTTTACCTTGATTTATTGCCCCCAAAAATCGATGAAAGGCCAAGCTGTTGTTGATTTTCTGGCAGACCACCCTATGGTCGATGTGGCGGGGAGTGCACCAGTGGATATCCCAGTGTTTTATGTGAATCAATCCTGGACTTTGAAATTTGATGGTTCAAGTACAGAGAGGGAGTCAGGGGTTGGAGTCGTGATAACCTCCCCAATAGGAGTTAAGACAGCTTTGTCATTTAATCTGGACTTTTCATGCACCAATAATCAGGCTGAATATGAAGCGCTAGTAATTGGCTTAGAAATTCTACGAGATTTGGGTGCTAAAGATGTGTTGATTATTGGAGATTCCCAATTG CATGTGCCAAGACAAGATAGCTGGGAAGCTGATAAATTGGCTCAAATTGCTTCTGGTTTAAGGATATCGCCCGAGCTCACCCACAAACTTTTGCTGGTACAGAAAAGAAATCATCCTTCTATTTACCAGCGAGGAATACAAGGGGTTACctttgatattgattttgaaCTCGCCGAGGATTGGAGAGCAGAAATAAAAGATGCATTGAAGAATCCTGAGCAAAAGTTGCATTACGGTTTGAAGATGAGAATTCTATATTATGTCTTGATGAAAGATGAGCTGTACAAGAAAGGGGATGATGGTTTGTTGTTGCGGTGTTTGGGATTCCCCGGAGGCCATGAGAGTAATGCAGCAAGTATGTAG